The following are from one region of the Pleurodeles waltl isolate 20211129_DDA chromosome 4_1, aPleWal1.hap1.20221129, whole genome shotgun sequence genome:
- the LOC138288452 gene encoding olfactory receptor 5AP2-like translates to MPTGNWTRVAEFIFLGLTDDPVLQVPLFMFFLMVYIITIVGNIGIITLICLNRHLHTPMYFLLCNMSFIDICYSSATTPKMLVNFVEERNTISIPGCVIQMFISFALGGTEVFLLAVMAYDRYTAICNPLLYLIIMNRRTCIKLMFFSYFFGSLNALTHTVFTFSLPYCASNEITHFCCDIPPILKISCSDTTLNEAVLVMVAGSIIILCLTIILVSYAYIVSTILKISSSEGRWRAFSTCSSHFVCVTLFFGTLVFMYIKPSSSHSMPRDRVASVFYALIIPMLNPLIYSLRNQEVQGAFRKTLKSMSM, encoded by the coding sequence ATGCCAACAGGAAACTGGACCCGGGTAGCAGAGTTCATTTTCTTGGGACTTACTGATGACCCAGTGCTGCAGGTTCCACTTTTCATGTTCTTCCTCATGGTCTATATAATTACTATTGTCGGAAATATTGGGATCATAACATTGATCTGCCTCAATCGTCACCTTCACACGCCTATGTATTTTCTGCTATGTAATATGTCCTTTATAGACATCTGTTATTCCTCAGCTACTACTCCCAAAATGCTTGTCAACTTTGTAGAGGAGAGGAACACAATCTCTATACCTGGGTGTGTAATCCAGATGTTTAtatcatttgccctgggaggcacAGAGGTGTTCCTCCTTGCAGTGATGGCCTATGACCGGTACACAGCTATCTGTAATCCACTGCTCTATTTAATCATCATGAACCGTAGAACCTGCATTAAacttatgtttttttcttatttttttggctCCCTTAACGCGCTGACGCACACCGTTTTCACATTTAGCCTGCCCTACTGTGCATCAAATGAGATCACCCATTTCTGCTGTGACATTCCTCCCATCTTGAAGATCTCGTGCTCTGACACCACGTTAAATGAGGCTGTGCTGGTTATGGTGGCCGGTAGCATCATTATTCTATGCCTCACCATTATCCTGGTATCTTACGCCTACATTGTGTCTACTATTCTAAAGATCAGTTCGTCAGAAGGGAGATGGAGGGCCTTCAGCACTTGTTCCTCACACTTTGTATGCGTCACCCTATTTTTTGGCACACTCGTCTTCATGTACATCAAGCCCAGTTCAAGCCACTCGATGCCCCGGGACCGAGTGGCATCAGTGTTCTATGCATTGATAATTCCAATGTTGAACCCCCTAATTTACAGCCTCAGGAACCAGGAGGTACAAGGGGCATTTAGAAAAACTTTGAAGAGTATGAGCATGTAG